A part of Melittangium boletus DSM 14713 genomic DNA contains:
- the groL gene encoding chaperonin GroEL (60 kDa chaperone family; promotes refolding of misfolded polypeptides especially under stressful conditions; forms two stacked rings of heptamers to form a barrel-shaped 14mer; ends can be capped by GroES; misfolded proteins enter the barrel where they are refolded when GroES binds), whose product MAKDILFDVRARESILRGVNILADAVKVTLGPKGRNVVIEKSFGSPTITKDGVTVAKEIELENKFENMGAQMVKEVASKTSDVAGDGTTTATVLAQAIFREGAKLVAAGHNPMDIKRGIDKAVAAITAELKNLAKPTKDKKEIAQVGTISANGDTTIGQIIADAMEKVGKEGVITVEEAKGLDTNLDVVEGMQFDRGYLSPYFVTDPERMEVVLNDVLILINEKKISSMKDLLPILEQVARSGKPLLIIAEDIEGEALATLVVNKIRGVLNVAAVKAPGFGDRRKAMLEDIATLTGGKMIAEDLGIKLDTLQLTDLGRAKRITIDKDNTTIVDGAGQQNEIEARVKQIRAQIEETSSDYDREKLQERLAKLVGGVAVINVGAATETEMKEKKARVEDALNATRAAVEEGVVPGGGVALLRCSKVLDGVKVEAGEKFGVDIIRRAVEEPLRQIVANGGLEGSVIVNKVKEGTGAYGFNAATSTYEDLLAAGVIDPAKVSRTALQNAASVASLMLTTEAMVAERPKEEKDLPAGGGGGMGGMGGMGGMGGMGM is encoded by the coding sequence ATGGCGAAGGACATTCTTTTCGACGTCCGCGCGCGCGAATCCATCCTGCGCGGCGTGAACATCCTGGCCGACGCGGTCAAGGTCACCCTCGGGCCCAAGGGCCGCAACGTGGTGATCGAGAAGTCGTTCGGCTCCCCCACCATCACCAAGGACGGTGTGACGGTGGCCAAGGAGATCGAGCTGGAGAACAAGTTCGAGAACATGGGCGCCCAGATGGTCAAGGAGGTCGCCTCCAAGACCTCCGACGTGGCCGGTGACGGCACCACGACGGCCACCGTGCTGGCGCAGGCCATCTTCCGCGAGGGCGCGAAGCTGGTGGCCGCCGGTCACAACCCCATGGACATCAAGCGCGGCATCGACAAGGCCGTGGCCGCCATCACCGCCGAGCTGAAGAACCTGGCCAAGCCCACCAAGGACAAGAAGGAAATCGCCCAGGTGGGCACCATCTCCGCCAACGGAGACACCACCATCGGGCAGATCATCGCCGACGCGATGGAGAAGGTGGGCAAGGAGGGCGTCATCACGGTGGAGGAGGCCAAGGGTCTCGACACCAACCTGGACGTGGTCGAGGGCATGCAGTTCGACCGCGGCTACCTGTCGCCCTACTTCGTGACGGATCCGGAGCGCATGGAGGTCGTCCTCAACGACGTCCTCATCCTCATCAACGAGAAGAAGATCTCCTCGATGAAGGACCTGCTGCCCATCCTCGAGCAGGTCGCCCGCTCGGGTAAGCCCCTGCTCATCATCGCCGAGGACATCGAGGGCGAGGCCCTGGCCACGCTCGTGGTGAACAAGATCCGCGGCGTGCTCAACGTGGCGGCCGTGAAGGCCCCTGGCTTCGGCGACCGCCGCAAGGCCATGCTCGAGGACATCGCCACCCTGACGGGCGGCAAGATGATCGCCGAGGACCTGGGCATCAAGCTGGACACGCTCCAGCTGACGGACCTGGGCCGCGCCAAGCGCATCACCATCGACAAGGACAACACCACCATCGTCGACGGTGCCGGTCAGCAGAACGAGATCGAGGCGCGCGTGAAGCAGATCCGCGCCCAGATCGAGGAGACCTCGAGCGACTACGATCGCGAGAAGCTCCAGGAGCGGCTGGCCAAGCTGGTGGGCGGCGTGGCCGTCATCAACGTGGGCGCCGCCACCGAGACCGAGATGAAGGAGAAGAAGGCTCGCGTGGAGGACGCCCTCAACGCGACCCGCGCGGCCGTCGAGGAGGGTGTGGTCCCCGGCGGTGGCGTGGCCCTGCTGCGCTGCTCCAAGGTGCTCGACGGCGTCAAGGTCGAGGCCGGTGAGAAGTTCGGCGTGGACATCATCCGCCGCGCCGTGGAGGAGCCGCTGCGCCAGATCGTCGCCAACGGCGGCCTCGAGGGCAGCGTCATCGTCAACAAGGTCAAGGAGGGCACGGGCGCCTACGGCTTCAACGCCGCCACGAGCACCTACGAGGACCTGCTGGCCGCGGGCGTGATCGACCCGGCCAAGGTGAGCCGCACCGCGCTGCAGAACGCGGCGTCGGTCGCCTCCCTGATGCTCACCACCGAGGCGATGGTGGCCGAGCGTCCCAAGGAGGAGAAGGACCTGCCCGCCGGCGGTGGCGGCGGCATGGGTGGCATGGGCGGCATGGGTGGCATGGGCGGCATGGGGATGTAG
- the grxC gene encoding glutaredoxin 3, whose amino-acid sequence MKPVKIYTTTYCGYCVRAKDLLKRKGVSYEEVDVTGDDTARAKLVEMSGGQRTVPQIFIGDTHVGGYTDLAQLDRDKKLDSMLQA is encoded by the coding sequence GTGAAACCCGTGAAGATCTACACCACCACCTACTGTGGCTACTGCGTCCGGGCCAAGGATCTGCTCAAGCGCAAGGGCGTGTCCTACGAGGAAGTGGACGTGACTGGTGACGACACCGCACGCGCGAAACTGGTGGAGATGAGCGGCGGACAGCGCACCGTGCCGCAGATCTTCATCGGCGACACCCACGTCGGCGGCTACACGGACCTGGCTCAGCTGGATCGGGACAAGAAGCTCGACTCCATGCTCCAGGCCTGA
- a CDS encoding sugar porter family MFS transporter — translation MRMMSPVNWEEWMARVREGAMADEGSVSKVVLISSVAALGGFLFGFDTSVINGAVGALASVFQAGDTAIGLAVSAALIGSAVGAFVGGELADRLGRVRVMVVAAVLFAVSTVGSGLAFGLVDLSLWRLVGGIAVGIASVIAPAYIAEIAPAHLRGRLGSLQQLAIVTGIFSALLVDYFIATQAGSAESPYWFGLPAWRWMLLSELPIAIFYGVGALMIPESPRYLVAKKHDAKALTVLRTILGRGAEAKMGEIRRTISTEASGRFKDLRGRFGLLPIVWIGIALSVFQQFVGINVIFYYSSILWQAVGFSEKDSLAITVITSVTNIVTTFIAIATVDRFGRKPLLIVGSVGMALTLGVLSFVFGSAPLDASGNPVLQGAAGTVALFAANLYVFCFGMSWGPVVWVLLGEMFNNRIRAHALALAGSAQWVANFLVSATFPALRTLSLGLAYGLYTASALGSLFFVIFFIRETRGRELEDM, via the coding sequence GTGCGGATGATGAGCCCCGTCAACTGGGAGGAGTGGATGGCGCGGGTGCGCGAAGGCGCGATGGCCGATGAAGGCTCGGTCTCGAAGGTCGTTCTCATCTCGTCGGTGGCCGCCCTGGGCGGCTTCTTGTTTGGGTTCGATACGTCCGTCATCAATGGCGCCGTGGGGGCCCTGGCGTCCGTGTTCCAGGCGGGAGACACGGCCATTGGACTGGCGGTGTCCGCGGCGCTCATCGGCTCGGCCGTGGGGGCGTTCGTCGGCGGAGAGCTCGCGGACCGCCTGGGCCGCGTCCGGGTGATGGTGGTGGCCGCGGTGCTCTTCGCCGTGAGCACCGTGGGCTCGGGCCTCGCCTTCGGGCTCGTGGACTTGAGCCTGTGGCGCCTGGTGGGCGGCATCGCGGTGGGCATCGCCAGCGTCATCGCTCCGGCCTACATCGCGGAGATCGCTCCGGCCCACCTCCGGGGACGGCTCGGGTCGCTGCAACAACTGGCGATCGTGACGGGCATCTTCTCGGCGCTGCTCGTGGACTACTTCATCGCCACCCAGGCCGGTTCCGCGGAGAGCCCCTACTGGTTCGGTCTGCCCGCGTGGCGCTGGATGCTCCTGTCCGAGCTGCCCATCGCCATCTTCTATGGCGTGGGCGCGCTCATGATTCCCGAGTCCCCGCGCTACCTCGTCGCCAAGAAGCACGACGCCAAGGCGCTCACCGTGCTGCGCACCATCCTGGGCCGCGGCGCGGAGGCGAAGATGGGGGAGATCCGCCGGACGATCTCCACCGAGGCGTCGGGCCGGTTCAAGGATCTGCGCGGGCGCTTCGGGCTGCTGCCCATCGTGTGGATCGGCATCGCGCTGTCGGTGTTCCAGCAGTTCGTGGGCATCAACGTCATCTTCTATTACTCGAGCATCCTCTGGCAGGCGGTGGGGTTCTCCGAGAAGGACTCGCTGGCCATCACCGTCATCACCAGCGTCACCAACATCGTCACCACCTTCATCGCCATCGCCACGGTGGACCGCTTTGGACGCAAGCCCCTGCTCATCGTGGGCTCGGTGGGCATGGCGCTCACGCTCGGGGTGCTGTCCTTCGTGTTCGGCTCGGCCCCGCTCGATGCCTCGGGAAATCCCGTGCTGCAAGGCGCGGCGGGCACGGTCGCCCTGTTCGCCGCGAACCTCTACGTCTTCTGCTTCGGCATGTCGTGGGGCCCGGTGGTGTGGGTGCTGCTCGGGGAGATGTTCAACAACCGCATCCGTGCCCATGCCCTGGCGCTCGCGGGGTCCGCGCAGTGGGTGGCCAACTTCCTCGTCTCCGCCACCTTCCCCGCGTTGCGCACGCTGAGCCTCGGGCTCGCCTACGGGCTGTACACCGCCTCCGCGCTGGGCTCGCTCTTCTTCGTGATCTTCTTCATCCGGGAGACCCGGGGCCGCGAGCTGGAGGACATGTGA
- a CDS encoding ACP synthase, translated as MSAHLTEWTVRRLRAGELTGADEQQARAHVATCTPCAQVLQELEAEQARFEAQVPFERFVAGVQGAVADAKKRPDQPRVNGFLVAVAATVLLAVTVRPLLATEPINRLKGGGASADLRIGGGGPQRSVQPGDIEVLLPGERARLGYVAGPYHFVLAVSVDDAGEFSTLYAQEDRSLPVEPSAERRWLPESLEFTGKGQERVMVLLSDEPLRVDAVREAVLGAWERAGGKLPAMTTLGIQGEEIHWLLRKP; from the coding sequence ATGAGCGCGCATCTGACGGAATGGACGGTGAGGCGGTTGCGCGCCGGGGAGTTGACCGGCGCGGACGAGCAGCAAGCCCGGGCCCACGTGGCCACCTGCACCCCGTGCGCGCAAGTGCTCCAGGAACTCGAGGCGGAACAGGCGCGCTTCGAGGCGCAGGTGCCCTTCGAGCGCTTCGTGGCCGGAGTCCAGGGCGCCGTGGCCGACGCCAAGAAGAGACCCGATCAGCCGCGCGTCAACGGCTTCCTGGTGGCGGTGGCGGCCACGGTGCTGCTCGCGGTGACGGTGCGTCCCCTACTCGCGACGGAGCCCATCAACCGGCTCAAGGGAGGAGGCGCCTCGGCGGATCTGCGCATCGGCGGTGGGGGTCCCCAGCGCTCCGTGCAGCCGGGAGACATCGAGGTGCTCCTGCCAGGAGAGCGGGCGCGCCTGGGGTACGTGGCGGGGCCCTACCACTTCGTCCTGGCGGTCTCGGTGGATGACGCGGGCGAGTTCTCCACCCTCTACGCGCAGGAGGACCGAAGCCTGCCGGTGGAGCCAAGCGCCGAGCGGCGCTGGCTGCCCGAGAGCCTGGAGTTCACCGGCAAGGGCCAGGAGCGGGTGATGGTGTTGCTCTCCGACGAGCCCCTGCGGGTGGACGCGGTGCGGGAAGCGGTGTTGGGGGCGTGGGAGCGCGCGGGAGGCAAGCTCCCCGCGATGACGACGCTGGGAATACAGGGCGAGGAGATCCACTGGCTCCTGCGCAAGCCATGA
- a CDS encoding sensor histidine kinase — MITSPLRPSGNHPTSPGSRKPHAFWSNQSVWGISALLFGSVGLDWLYLGHIRPMALVYRLLVLASLLIMRELHARPSTRVGRGVQYVSLVVSSGCIIGLVHEMGGLDSPFVLVLPIMPLSIALLFGQNRRATFVSGVMGSLGTWVLVLLSHRPFIEGATWLMIMVGVGALADVLCRQALYVHQAEQQVRIERSRREALEALALSEHRRAQSEKLAIVGRLASGVAHEINNPLAYVGSNVDFVREELLASVEVDREALAEVLSETRVGVQHIQQIVSDLKGFSRMDTHESVECCLADVVADAMKLASLKLKHVAWLRVDVPATLPPVIAVRQRLVQVVLNLLVNAADVLDAHGVQGAEVRVTGRAEDACVVLLVEDNGPGFAPHVLPRLFEAFFTTKGPDKGTGLGLNLSRELVVQFGGTLTASNRAEGGARLRISLPIPSELLSARAHVLGTA, encoded by the coding sequence ATGATCACTTCCCCGCTTCGTCCTTCTGGAAATCACCCCACATCCCCCGGGTCTCGCAAGCCCCATGCTTTTTGGAGCAATCAGTCGGTCTGGGGCATCTCGGCGCTCCTGTTCGGCTCGGTGGGGTTGGACTGGCTCTACCTCGGCCACATCCGTCCCATGGCGCTGGTCTACCGGCTCCTGGTGCTGGCCAGCCTGTTGATCATGCGCGAGCTGCACGCGCGCCCTTCCACCCGGGTGGGACGTGGGGTGCAGTATGTGTCGCTCGTCGTCAGCAGCGGCTGCATCATCGGGCTGGTGCATGAGATGGGCGGACTCGACAGCCCCTTTGTCCTCGTGCTGCCCATCATGCCGCTGAGCATCGCCCTGTTGTTCGGGCAGAACCGGAGGGCCACCTTCGTGAGTGGCGTGATGGGAAGTCTGGGCACGTGGGTGCTCGTGCTGCTCTCCCACCGGCCCTTCATCGAGGGCGCCACCTGGTTGATGATCATGGTGGGCGTCGGGGCCTTGGCGGATGTGCTCTGCCGTCAGGCGCTCTACGTGCATCAGGCCGAGCAGCAGGTGCGCATCGAGCGCTCCCGGCGCGAGGCCCTGGAGGCGCTGGCCTTGAGCGAGCACCGCCGGGCCCAGTCGGAGAAGCTGGCCATCGTGGGTCGGCTGGCGTCGGGCGTGGCGCATGAAATCAACAACCCCCTGGCCTACGTGGGCTCCAACGTGGACTTCGTGCGCGAGGAGCTCCTGGCGTCGGTGGAGGTGGATCGCGAGGCGCTGGCCGAGGTGCTTTCGGAGACCCGCGTGGGCGTGCAGCACATCCAGCAGATCGTCTCGGACCTCAAGGGGTTCTCCCGCATGGACACCCACGAGAGCGTCGAGTGCTGCCTGGCGGACGTGGTGGCCGACGCGATGAAGCTCGCCTCGTTGAAGCTCAAGCACGTGGCGTGGCTGCGGGTGGACGTGCCCGCGACTCTGCCACCCGTCATCGCGGTGAGGCAGCGGCTGGTGCAGGTGGTGCTCAACCTGCTGGTCAATGCCGCGGACGTCCTGGACGCGCATGGCGTGCAGGGCGCCGAGGTGCGGGTGACGGGCCGGGCCGAGGACGCCTGCGTGGTGCTGCTCGTCGAGGACAATGGTCCGGGCTTCGCTCCCCACGTGCTGCCCCGGCTCTTCGAGGCCTTCTTCACGACCAAGGGCCCCGACAAGGGCACGGGCCTGGGCCTGAACCTGTCGCGCGAGCTGGTGGTTCAGTTCGGCGGAACGCTCACGGCCAGCAACCGCGCCGAGGGCGGGGCGCGCCTGCGCATCAGCCTCCCCATTCCCTCCGAGCTCCTGTCCGCGCGGGCACATGTCCTGGGAACGGCCTGA
- a CDS encoding RNA polymerase sigma factor translates to MAGTTQPALKVIAGGQKDRRVFLRELYTAYGGSVYGRCRYLLKDATKAEDAAQEVFARVLQQPDSLRVEGSPLAWLMKITTNHCLNQLRAERAPWRRWFERDARARPEGDRGEQVLETRELVRSLLSRVDVETQAAVVHYWVDGMTLEEVAALLGRSVPTVRKRLESFAALTNEELKVP, encoded by the coding sequence GTGGCAGGAACGACCCAACCCGCCCTGAAGGTCATTGCTGGAGGCCAGAAGGACCGGCGCGTCTTCCTGCGCGAGCTGTACACGGCGTACGGCGGCAGCGTGTACGGACGCTGCCGCTACCTGCTCAAGGACGCCACCAAGGCCGAGGACGCGGCCCAGGAAGTCTTCGCCCGTGTCCTGCAGCAGCCGGACTCCTTGCGCGTGGAGGGCTCGCCCCTCGCGTGGTTGATGAAGATCACCACGAACCACTGCCTCAACCAGTTGCGCGCGGAGCGGGCACCCTGGCGGCGCTGGTTCGAGCGGGACGCACGGGCCCGGCCCGAGGGAGACCGGGGCGAGCAGGTGCTGGAGACCCGGGAGTTGGTGCGCTCGCTGCTGTCGCGCGTGGACGTGGAGACCCAGGCGGCGGTGGTGCACTACTGGGTGGATGGAATGACGTTGGAAGAGGTGGCGGCGTTGCTGGGGCGCTCGGTGCCCACGGTGCGCAAACGGCTGGAGAGCTTCGCCGCCCTGACGAACGAGGAGCTGAAGGTCCCATGA
- a CDS encoding caspase family protein → MRRAWALGWWLLLCLGWAGTTEAGPLRRFALVAGNDEGGADTRPLRFATEDARKLHTLLLRLGGVASGDARLLLDAAPDDFLRTLALLEQESAAARARGERTELLVYYSGHAKDGALRMGGETLDLDTLKHRLAAAPADVRIAILDACRSGRLTRTKGVRRAPAFAIDAGTGREARGLVLLTSSAADEDSQESDLLGGSYFTHHLLSGLMGDADRSGDGQVTLFEAYSHAYARTVADTADSGAGPQHPTFSYDLAGNGDVVLTDLRGLDEGLLVPRSAPPGAYYFVNGAGLVVAEMDKAADAERRLALAPGFYSVKRRMPDRLRIGQAEVRRGSTTVLDESRFRDAPFSDDPVKGVAPLPRPRRTYWTLGLNGGYHSFLDAPTRESLFLSTPLVGLEGGLFHYFREDWRWDVDVSLGTRQATLELPTLSGPRYRYTLLTVGTSLVAEWPQGRWSPFLGARLAYLVARRNFEDTSLPDQFYAVFTPGLVAGLRVRLADRVELTGRARVHYLLYNVDERRSLGYWELGALVTYRL, encoded by the coding sequence ATGAGGCGGGCGTGGGCCCTCGGGTGGTGGCTCCTCCTGTGCCTGGGGTGGGCGGGAACCACCGAGGCCGGGCCCCTGCGCCGCTTCGCCCTGGTGGCCGGCAACGACGAGGGGGGCGCGGACACCCGGCCCCTGCGCTTCGCGACGGAGGACGCACGCAAGCTGCACACCCTCCTGCTGCGGCTCGGCGGCGTGGCCTCCGGAGACGCGCGGCTGTTGCTGGACGCGGCGCCGGACGACTTCCTGCGAACGCTCGCCCTGTTGGAGCAGGAGTCCGCGGCGGCACGCGCCCGGGGCGAGCGCACCGAACTGCTCGTCTACTACTCGGGACACGCGAAGGATGGCGCGCTGCGCATGGGTGGAGAGACGTTGGACCTGGACACGCTCAAGCACCGGCTGGCGGCGGCGCCCGCGGACGTGCGCATCGCCATCCTGGATGCCTGCCGCTCCGGGCGGCTCACGCGCACCAAGGGCGTGCGGCGGGCCCCGGCCTTCGCCATCGACGCGGGCACGGGCCGCGAGGCACGAGGGCTCGTGCTGCTCACCTCCAGCGCGGCGGACGAGGACTCCCAGGAGTCGGACCTGCTGGGAGGCAGCTATTTCACCCACCACCTGCTCAGCGGGCTGATGGGAGACGCGGACCGCTCGGGCGATGGGCAGGTGACGCTCTTCGAGGCCTACTCCCATGCCTACGCGCGCACGGTGGCGGACACCGCGGACAGCGGCGCCGGGCCCCAGCACCCCACGTTCAGCTACGACCTGGCCGGCAACGGAGACGTGGTGCTCACGGATCTGCGAGGCCTCGACGAGGGCCTGCTCGTGCCTCGCTCCGCGCCGCCGGGGGCCTACTACTTCGTGAATGGCGCGGGGCTCGTGGTGGCGGAGATGGACAAGGCCGCGGACGCCGAGCGCCGCCTCGCCCTCGCCCCGGGCTTCTACTCGGTGAAGCGGCGGATGCCGGACCGGCTGCGCATCGGCCAGGCCGAGGTGCGGCGCGGAAGCACCACCGTGCTCGACGAGTCCCGGTTCCGCGACGCGCCCTTCTCGGATGATCCAGTCAAGGGCGTGGCGCCCCTGCCCCGCCCCCGGCGCACGTACTGGACGCTCGGCCTCAACGGCGGCTACCACTCCTTCCTCGACGCGCCCACCCGCGAGAGCCTCTTCCTGTCCACGCCCCTGGTGGGCCTGGAAGGAGGCCTGTTCCACTACTTCCGCGAGGACTGGCGCTGGGACGTGGATGTGTCCCTGGGCACGCGCCAGGCCACGCTGGAGCTGCCCACGCTCTCGGGACCGCGCTACCGCTACACCTTGTTGACCGTGGGCACCTCGCTGGTGGCCGAGTGGCCCCAGGGCCGGTGGAGCCCCTTCCTGGGCGCGCGTCTGGCCTACCTCGTCGCGCGCCGGAACTTCGAGGACACGAGCCTGCCGGATCAGTTCTACGCGGTGTTCACGCCCGGACTGGTGGCGGGTCTGCGCGTGCGGCTGGCGGACCGCGTCGAACTCACCGGACGCGCCCGCGTCCATTACCTCCTCTACAACGTCGATGAGCGGCGCTCCCTGGGCTATTGGGAGCTCGGGGCGCTCGTGACCTACCGACTCTGA
- the groES gene encoding co-chaperone GroES gives MKIRPLQDRLIIKRVAEENKTKGGLFIPDTAKEKPLEGKVIAVGNGKVLEDGKVRAMDIKAGDSILFSKYAGTEIKIDGEEHLILREEDVLGVIEQ, from the coding sequence ATGAAGATTCGTCCCCTGCAGGATCGTCTGATCATCAAGCGCGTGGCCGAGGAGAACAAGACCAAGGGCGGTCTGTTCATCCCCGACACCGCCAAGGAGAAGCCGCTCGAGGGCAAGGTCATCGCCGTCGGCAACGGCAAGGTGCTCGAGGACGGCAAGGTGCGCGCCATGGACATCAAGGCCGGCGACAGCATCCTCTTCAGCAAGTACGCGGGCACGGAGATCAAGATCGACGGCGAGGAGCACCTCATCCTGCGTGAGGAGGATGTGCTCGGCGTGATCGAGCAGTAA
- a CDS encoding NUDIX hydrolase: protein MPREASAGGIVIREQGGELEVAVIRPHGRSLWALPKGHVDPGESPEQTATREVWEETGLRATLVAPLGEIRYVYQFRGQRIFKRVHFFLFRYQSGVLGDIQHEGQRIEVDEARWVPLVRASALLGYKGEKAIAARAARMLLRAGTVLVPSGQKPEGTGD from the coding sequence ATGCCCCGAGAGGCCTCCGCTGGAGGAATCGTCATCCGAGAGCAGGGAGGTGAGCTGGAGGTGGCCGTGATCCGGCCTCACGGCCGCTCCCTGTGGGCATTGCCCAAGGGGCATGTGGATCCGGGTGAGTCGCCCGAGCAAACCGCCACGCGCGAGGTGTGGGAGGAGACGGGCCTGCGGGCCACGCTCGTCGCGCCCCTGGGGGAGATCCGCTACGTCTACCAGTTCCGTGGCCAGCGCATCTTCAAGCGCGTCCACTTCTTCCTCTTCCGCTACCAGTCAGGGGTGCTGGGTGACATCCAGCACGAGGGACAGCGGATCGAGGTGGACGAGGCCCGCTGGGTGCCGCTCGTGCGGGCATCGGCGCTGCTGGGCTACAAGGGTGAGAAGGCCATCGCCGCGCGCGCGGCCAGGATGCTGCTGCGCGCGGGGACCGTCCTCGTCCCCTCCGGACAGAAGCCAGAGGGCACCGGAGACTAG
- a CDS encoding sigma 54-interacting transcriptional regulator: protein MLRAGGSKPMINDKSEATLTVQVGEGLPTRIQVREWTVEVVGGPDKGKKVTTQDALLRVGSDSASDLVLTDPTVSRRHVELERTSQGILLKDLGSRNGTFLDGHQVMQVLLQSGDKVLLGKTKLVIKQAARATEVEVSGGADAFGSLVGTAEKTRIVFAQLRGIAREDMNLLIEGETGTGKELAARAVHQHSMRRHGPFKVVDCNLITEEKAERELFGGLRAEQDGDKSAKGVFEAAQGGTLFLDEVGELPLSLQPKLLRVLESREVPSLTGAPISVDVRVIASTHRNLEEDVRQGRFRADLYFRLAVARVRLPPLRTRREDIPVLAQSLLRGIKSSFELTPQTLALFEGYDWPGNVRELRNVLERGALMQETGNASWLDFMAQNKSRPEGQQPTTSVAALVTNMPYHEAKDRVVADFERLYFAEVMRVSNFDMATAEQHTGLSMQSLYRLLKKNGLRLKDLKNAEGLDK from the coding sequence ATGCTCCGGGCGGGAGGCTCCAAGCCGATGATCAACGACAAGTCCGAGGCCACGTTGACCGTGCAGGTCGGAGAAGGCCTTCCGACCCGCATCCAGGTGCGTGAGTGGACGGTGGAAGTGGTGGGCGGCCCGGACAAGGGCAAGAAGGTCACCACCCAGGACGCGCTGCTGCGCGTGGGCTCGGACTCGGCGAGCGACCTGGTGCTGACGGATCCCACGGTGAGCCGCCGGCACGTGGAGCTGGAGCGCACCTCGCAAGGCATCCTCCTCAAGGACCTGGGCAGCCGCAATGGCACCTTCCTGGATGGACACCAGGTGATGCAGGTGCTGCTGCAGTCCGGCGACAAGGTGCTGCTGGGCAAGACGAAGCTCGTCATCAAGCAGGCCGCGCGCGCCACCGAGGTGGAGGTGTCGGGCGGAGCGGATGCCTTCGGCTCGCTGGTGGGCACCGCGGAGAAGACGCGAATCGTCTTCGCGCAGCTGCGCGGTATCGCCCGCGAGGACATGAACCTGCTCATCGAGGGCGAGACGGGTACCGGCAAGGAGCTCGCCGCGCGCGCCGTGCACCAGCACTCGATGCGCCGTCACGGCCCCTTCAAGGTCGTGGACTGCAACCTCATCACCGAGGAGAAGGCCGAGCGCGAGCTGTTCGGCGGCCTGCGCGCGGAGCAGGACGGGGACAAGAGCGCCAAGGGCGTCTTCGAGGCCGCCCAGGGCGGCACCCTCTTCCTCGACGAGGTGGGCGAGCTCCCGCTGTCCCTGCAGCCCAAGCTGCTGCGGGTGCTGGAGTCGCGCGAGGTGCCCTCGCTGACGGGCGCGCCCATCTCCGTGGACGTGCGCGTCATCGCCTCCACGCACCGCAACCTGGAAGAGGACGTGCGCCAGGGCCGCTTCCGGGCGGACCTCTACTTCCGGCTGGCCGTGGCGCGTGTGCGCCTGCCGCCCCTGCGCACCCGGCGCGAGGACATCCCCGTGCTGGCCCAGTCCCTGCTGCGCGGCATCAAGTCCTCCTTCGAGCTCACCCCCCAGACGCTCGCCCTCTTCGAGGGCTATGACTGGCCGGGCAACGTGCGCGAGCTGCGCAACGTGCTCGAGCGGGGCGCGCTCATGCAGGAAACGGGCAATGCGAGCTGGCTGGACTTCATGGCCCAGAACAAGAGCCGCCCCGAGGGCCAGCAGCCCACCACCAGCGTGGCCGCGCTCGTGACGAACATGCCCTACCACGAGGCCAAGGATCGCGTGGTGGCCGACTTCGAGCGGCTCTACTTCGCCGAGGTCATGCGCGTGTCCAACTTCGACATGGCGACGGCCGAGCAGCACACGGGCCTGTCCATGCAAAGCCTCTACCGTTTGTTGAAGAAAAACGGCCTGCGCTTGAAGGATCTCAAGAACGCCGAGGGACTTGATAAATGA
- the rpoZ gene encoding DNA-directed RNA polymerase subunit omega — protein MARVTVEDCLPLVDNRFALVLLAAKRARQLMAGARPIIDISKNKPPVLSLREVATGRVKFDRDVREALTGKYSAKDAKEL, from the coding sequence ATGGCTCGCGTCACAGTCGAAGACTGCCTCCCCCTGGTCGACAACCGCTTCGCGCTCGTGCTGCTGGCGGCCAAGCGCGCCCGTCAGCTCATGGCCGGCGCCCGCCCCATCATCGACATCTCCAAGAACAAGCCGCCCGTGCTCTCGCTGCGGGAGGTGGCCACGGGCCGGGTGAAGTTCGACCGGGACGTGCGCGAGGCGCTCACCGGCAAGTACTCCGCCAAGGACGCCAAGGAGCTCTAG